In Flavobacterium piscisymbiosum, the sequence TTTTGGATCGTATTTTCCGTTTTCTAAGAATCTTGGTACAGTATCGTTTACGTTTGTAGACGCTACAAAATGTTCAATTGGCAAACCTAATTTTTTTGCCATAATTCCGGCGCAGATATTCCCAAAATTTCCACTTGGACAAGAGAAAACCAACGGTTTGTTTTGGCTTTTCAAGGCTTTGTAAGCAAAGAAGAAATAGAACATTTGTGGCAGCCAACGCGCAATATTGATAGAATTTGCCGAAGTCAGGTTTTTATGTGCTAAAGTTTCATCTAAAAACGCTTTTTTTACCATATCCTGGCAATCGTCAAAAACGCCATCTACTTCAAGTGCTTTGATGTTTTTTCCTAAAGTAGTCAATTGTTTTTCCTGAATATCGCTCACTTTTCCTGACGGATATAAAATGACAACATCAACGCCGTCAACGCCTAGAAATCCGCTTGCAACAGCTCCGCCGGTATCTCCGGAAGTAGCTACTAAAACCGTATTTTTACTGTCTTTTTTATCTTTATTAAAATAGGCCAGACAACGTGACATAAATCGCGCGCCAACGTCTTTAAAAGCCATAGTTGGTCCGTGGAATAATTCTAACGAATAGATTCCGTTTTCAACTTCTACAACCGGAAAATCAAAAGACAAAGTATCTTTTATGATTTCTCTTAAATTGTCCTCAGGAATTTCATCGCCTACAAATTGCTGAATCACATCAAAAGCAATATCGTTATGGCTTAAATTTTCGATTACATTAAAAAATGCAGGATTTAATGGCGTAATAGTTTGAGGAAAATATAATCCTTTATCACTCGCTAATCCTTGTATCACAGCTTCTTTAAAAGAAACTTCCGGTGCATTATGGTTTAAACTATAGTATTTCATTGGTTGTTGTTATTTAACCGCAAAGGTCGCAAGGAATCGGTTTCTTTTGAAAACGCAGAGTTCGCAAAGCTTTGTGGTACTATTTTTATTTTGATAATTGTATTGATTAAACGCTTTTTTGTCATTTCGACGGAGGAGACTCGAGCGATATCGACTGGCGAAGCAAATCCCCGCAAGTAGCTCCGCAAACTAAATCGTCAATCTTTGTCGAGTTTCTCGAGGGGATTCCTCGTTCCTCGGAATGACAAACTGTTTGTGTTATACTTTGTTTGTTATACTTTGCGGGACTTCTCCCGAAGCCTCGGGATCGCTCAGTCTGACAAACATGACGCACAATTTTTAATTTTTAATTATAAATTTTTAATTCTTTCAAAGAATCCTAACTCCATCAGGATTAATTTTCGAAACGTGAATTTCATACGGCAAATTCATTGCTTCGTAAACATCGCTCATGGCTTTGGCGATTTGGTCGGCGGTATTTTTCCCTCTGCTTAAAGCAAAAATCGACGGACCAGAACCTGAAATTCCGGAACCTAAAGCACCGTTTTCAAGAGCCGTTTGTTTGATTAAATCAAATCCCGGAATCAAAACGCTTCTTAAAGGTTCAACGATTTCGTCATGAAGCGATCTTCCAATCAAATCATAATCTTTTGTGTATAAACCTGCTATTAATCCACCCACATTTCCCCATTGCATAATGGCGCTTTTTAGGGAAACGGTTTGTTTTAATACCGAACGCGCATCAGAGGTTTTCAACTCAATTTGAGGATGAACTACCGTTGCAAACAATTCCTCCGGACTGTCAATTCTGATAATATCAAGCGGAGCATAACTTCTTACCAAAGTAAATCCGCCTAAAAGGGCAGGAGCAACGTTGTCAGCATGGGCATTTCCGCTGGCTAATTTTTCGCCTTGCATGGCAAATTGCACCAAATCTTTACGCGAATACGGTTTTCCTAATAATTCATTAATCCCGAAAACCGCTCCGGCAGAACTTGCAGCGCTGCTTCCAATTCCGCTTCCGGCTTTTATGTTTTTATAAATTTCAATTTCGAATCCAAAATCAATCGGATTAAAATCTCTTTCATAAGCTTCAAGCATCGCAATTGCCGCAACACCCGAAACATTTTTTTCGGTTTCCATAGGTAAATCGGCACCCACAATTTTGGTGATGCGAACTCCTTTTTCTTCTGTTTTTCGAACAATCATTTCATCACCCGCATTGTCTAAGCAAAGTCCCAATACGTCAAATCCGCACGAAAGATTCGCGATAGTTGCCGGGCAAAATAGTTTAATTTCCATTTTTTTAAAGGTTCTGAGTTGCTAAGGTTCTAAGATTTCTTTGCAACTGTTTATTTTTTTTAGCTTCTGAGACTCTAAGTTTCTAAGATACTAAGAAAAAAACTCAGAACCTTAGCATCTTAGAACCTTAGCAACTTTAATTGTTTCCTATTCTAATTACATCCGCAAAAATTCCTGATGCTGTTACCGCAGCTCCGGCTCCGGCGCCTTTGATCAATAACGGCTGATCTACGTAACGATCTGTGTAGAACAATACGATATTGTCTTTTCCTTCAAGATTGTAAAACGGATGGTCTTTTGGGATGAATTGCAATCCTACGCTTGCTTTTCCGTTTTCGAATTGTGCTACGTATTTTAATCTAGAATCTTTAGCTAATGCTTCTTCGTAGATTTTTTCGAAATGAGCAGCATGTTTGGTTAACGAGGCAAAAAAGTCTTCGTTGTTTGTTGTTGCTAAACAGTCAGCAGGTAAGAATGATTCGTTGGCGATGGCGTCAATATCCATTTCGTAACCGCTTTCGCGAATAAGAATCAGGATTTTACGTGCAACGTCAATTCCGCTTAAGTCAATTTTTGGATCGGGCTCTGTAAAACCTTGTACTCCGGCTTCTTTTACGACATCGTGAAAAGAATTGTTTTTATCAAAATTGTTGAAAATGAAATTTAAACTTCCGGATAAAACTGCCTGA encodes:
- the thrC gene encoding threonine synthase; the protein is MKYYSLNHNAPEVSFKEAVIQGLASDKGLYFPQTITPLNPAFFNVIENLSHNDIAFDVIQQFVGDEIPEDNLREIIKDTLSFDFPVVEVENGIYSLELFHGPTMAFKDVGARFMSRCLAYFNKDKKDSKNTVLVATSGDTGGAVASGFLGVDGVDVVILYPSGKVSDIQEKQLTTLGKNIKALEVDGVFDDCQDMVKKAFLDETLAHKNLTSANSINIARWLPQMFYFFFAYKALKSQNKPLVFSCPSGNFGNICAGIMAKKLGLPIEHFVASTNVNDTVPRFLENGKYDPKPSKATISNAMDVGNPSNFIRIQELYNNDLKAFEKDFSSYSYTDEETLEALKNIYKVDGYIAEPHGAVGYLGLKKELQKHENAIGVFLETAHPIKFLDVVEPALGIKLPIPEQIKSVINEEKVSVKIKSYEELKAFLG
- a CDS encoding homoserine kinase; protein product: MEIKLFCPATIANLSCGFDVLGLCLDNAGDEMIVRKTEEKGVRITKIVGADLPMETEKNVSGVAAIAMLEAYERDFNPIDFGFEIEIYKNIKAGSGIGSSAASSAGAVFGINELLGKPYSRKDLVQFAMQGEKLASGNAHADNVAPALLGGFTLVRSYAPLDIIRIDSPEELFATVVHPQIELKTSDARSVLKQTVSLKSAIMQWGNVGGLIAGLYTKDYDLIGRSLHDEIVEPLRSVLIPGFDLIKQTALENGALGSGISGSGPSIFALSRGKNTADQIAKAMSDVYEAMNLPYEIHVSKINPDGVRIL